The following are encoded together in the Desulfovibrio desulfuricans DSM 642 genome:
- the dpaL gene encoding diaminopropionate ammonia-lyase, whose protein sequence is MPASLLLNPFRTATAHGVDVTGFSPAIARHVRTYQASFSQYCPTPLVSLPGLAASLGLKNICVKDESHRFGLNAFKVLGGSYAVARCLAERMHLPAEGLVRGMLDAPAARATAGQITFISTTDGNHGRGLAWTTRELGYPCIIYMPKGSDKTRQDNILALGAQCSITHLNYDDTVRMSWNLAQEKGYVMVQDTAWGGYEQIPAWIMQGYLTLAAEILEQMDAAAIRPTHCFLQAGVGSFAAAVAGFLVAALGEKTPRFIVVEPHAADCFYRSALAGDGKAHAVGGDLQTLMAGLACGEPSSLAWSILKDYSTAFMSCPDYMAANGMRMLAAPVRGDQPIVSGESGAAGAGALHWLMSSPAAADQREALGLNAEASVLLISTEGDTVPHIYKKIVWQGAYADEECA, encoded by the coding sequence ATGCCCGCATCCCTGCTGCTCAATCCCTTTCGCACCGCGACCGCTCACGGTGTGGACGTTACCGGTTTTTCGCCCGCCATAGCCCGGCACGTCCGCACGTATCAGGCCTCTTTCAGCCAGTATTGCCCTACTCCACTGGTGAGCCTGCCGGGGCTGGCGGCAAGCCTTGGCCTGAAAAACATCTGCGTAAAGGACGAATCGCACCGCTTTGGCCTCAACGCCTTCAAGGTGCTTGGCGGCTCCTACGCCGTGGCCCGCTGCCTTGCCGAGCGCATGCACCTGCCCGCCGAAGGCCTTGTGCGGGGCATGCTTGACGCCCCCGCCGCCAGAGCAACCGCAGGGCAGATAACATTTATCAGCACAACTGACGGCAACCACGGCAGGGGGCTGGCATGGACAACCCGCGAGCTGGGCTATCCCTGCATCATCTACATGCCCAAAGGGTCGGACAAAACCCGCCAAGACAACATTCTGGCGCTCGGCGCGCAGTGCAGCATCACTCATCTCAATTATGACGACACCGTGCGTATGAGCTGGAATCTGGCGCAGGAAAAAGGCTATGTGATGGTGCAGGATACCGCGTGGGGTGGCTACGAGCAGATTCCCGCATGGATCATGCAGGGTTACCTTACCCTTGCCGCAGAAATTCTGGAGCAGATGGACGCAGCCGCCATTCGCCCGACGCACTGCTTTCTTCAGGCGGGGGTGGGGTCATTTGCCGCTGCTGTGGCAGGTTTTCTGGTGGCAGCCCTTGGCGAAAAGACACCCCGATTCATTGTGGTGGAACCGCATGCCGCCGATTGCTTTTACCGCTCCGCGCTGGCGGGCGACGGCAAGGCCCATGCCGTGGGCGGCGACCTGCAAACCCTCATGGCCGGGCTTGCCTGCGGCGAGCCGAGCAGTCTGGCCTGGAGCATCCTCAAGGATTACAGCACGGCCTTCATGTCCTGCCCGGATTACATGGCAGCCAACGGCATGCGTATGCTGGCAGCGCCCGTGAGGGGCGATCAGCCCATTGTTTCCGGCGAATCTGGCGCGGCTGGCGCGGGTGCGCTGCACTGGCTCATGAGCAGCCCCGCTGCGGCAGACCAGCGCGAAGCTCTGGGTCTGAACGCTGAAGCCTCGGTTCTGCTCATCAGCACCGAGGGCGACACTGTGCCGCACATCTACAAAAAAATTGTCTGGCAGGGCGCGTATGCGGATGAGGAATGCGCCTGA
- a CDS encoding integrase core domain-containing protein, giving the protein MQIEFTRHGTSTNNGHVENFNGKLRDECLNQNVFFSCMMPRERLRLGGRITKPTAIASSLG; this is encoded by the coding sequence GTGCAGATTGAGTTTACTCGTCATGGGACGTCCACTAACAATGGGCATGTTGAAAACTTTAACGGAAAATTGCGGGATGAGTGTTTAAATCAGAACGTGTTTTTTTCCTGTATGATGCCCCGAGAACGATTGAGACTTGGAGGCAGGATTACAAAACCAACTGCGATCGCAAGCTCGTTGGGCTAG